The following are encoded together in the Anoplopoma fimbria isolate UVic2021 breed Golden Eagle Sablefish chromosome 13, Afim_UVic_2022, whole genome shotgun sequence genome:
- the paqr3a gene encoding progestin and adipoQ receptor family member 3a — protein MRGPYYKPQNGTSCTYTKLKVSGQTKADSPGPAMPQKPQKSAQTAHYIELGGYQYWPVLVPRGIRLYTYEQIPVFLRENPYITDGYRAYLPSRLCIKSIFILSNETVNIWSHLFGFLLFFFIGVYNMASVLPAIGASKEDYVIYSIGLFCFQLCMLCSVGYHLFCCHRSEKTSRRWMALDYAGVSIGILGCYVPGVFYTFYCNNYWRQVYLVTVLAMILAVFFAQIHPHYLSKQWKQLRSLIFCLVTGYGLIPTFHWICITGGFSSELVQAFVPRILGMYFIAILALIFYVSKVPERYFPGQLNYLGSSHQVWHLLLVLMFYWWHQSSCFIMAYRHSQPCPDAPHHA, from the exons ATGCGTGGGCCGTACTACAAACCCCAGAATGGCACCAGCTGCACCTACACCAAACTGAAAG ttTCAGGTCAGACTAAAGCAGACTCCCCGGGTCCAGCCATGCCTCAGAAGCCCCAGAAGAGCGCCCAGACGGCCCACTACATTGAACTGGGAGGTTACCAGTACTGGCCCGTGCTGGTGCCGCGCGGCATCAGGCTGTACACCTACGAGCAGATCCCAGTGTTTCTGAGGGAGAACCCCTACATCACGGATGGATACAGAGCCTACCTGCCCTCCAGACTCTGCATCAAAAG CATCTTCATTCTGTCCAATGAGACGGTGAACATCTGGAGCCACCTGTTTGGcttcctgctcttcttcttcatcgGCGTGTACAACATGGCCTCAGTGCTGCCGGCCATCGGCGCCTCCAAAGAGGACTACGTCATCTACTCCATCGGACTCTTCTGCTTCCAG CTGTGTATGCTGTGTTCGGTGGGTTATCACCTGTTCTGCTGCCACCGCTCGGAGAAGACCAGCCGCCGCTGGATGGCGCTGGACTACGCCGGGGTTTCCATCGGCATCCTGGGCTGCTACGTCCCCGGAGTCTTCTACACCTTCTACTGTAATAAT TACTGGCGGCAGGTGTACCTGGTGACGGTCCTGGCCATGATCCTGGCCGTCTTCTTCGCTCAGATCCACCCTCATTACCTCAGCAAGCAGTGGAAGCAGCTGCGCTCGCTCATCTTCTGCCTGGTGACCGGATACGGCCTCATCCCCACCTTCCACTGGATCTGCATCACCGGAGGCTTCTCCTCGGAGCTCGTCCAG GCTTTTGTTCCTCGGATTCTGGGGATGTACTTCATCGCTATATTAGCTCTTATTTTCTACGTTTCTAAAGTTCCTGAACGCTACTTcccag GCCAGCTGAACTACCTGGGCTCCAGTCACCAGGTGTGGCacctgctgctggtgctgatgTTCTACTGGTGGCACCAGTCGTCGTGCTTCATCATGGCGTACAGACACAGCCAGCCCTGCCCCGACGCCCCCCACCACGCCTAG